In Pomacea canaliculata isolate SZHN2017 linkage group LG12, ASM307304v1, whole genome shotgun sequence, a single genomic region encodes these proteins:
- the LOC112553214 gene encoding histamine H3 receptor-like: MRTSSALGHTHSGKPRLESFHGNSLANRSRRKYHGCLQGTSTPLDRNDHLTSSDLDDVTMPQAPHGLYVNLTSSSRPSGFFAVWAATVPMVTVSVVTLAANGTVLLMFVLRPSLRRGKNAYIASLALADFLIGCYMPLLALEEVGLVAMGRGCECRMYVTGQQALVYVSLLSILLITLDRCWSLRAPFSYRAHHTRRLAASLVSAVWTVSVVIYALPIFLWNTSRDEDNNHDDHHHSHGHDIAEECGVPYADSLGVVAVMSGLLYLLPLAAMWAVNCALYTAVRQRRSVEVRRSVSVTDTFFVTVRNCSATKAIMVNDNKPTIQITEAPSIASPPSGEHPGAMLPLLPMGSTRSLASSHSMTSSHSGNDLTLCPGSAGRTGRRHSCAVTSLSPQLHTGSPISQRRISLPDSLLRGHFSPACSTTDCRHVGRKWSASTASGMVGSGALGASSGVLGSGGVYDGGHLPGNDLVREVLVKQDRRVACCLGLLLTTCTLCWLPEAFLSLLHAHCPTCLPRAAHAMARWLLLANSAVNPFLYGLLHAQFRNVARQWFLIGPIKRYRFRDTNRYLGVNKPTADHYSEAEGSDD; this comes from the exons ATGAGAACAAGTAGTGCGTTGGGCCACACACACTCTGGCAAGCCAAGACTCGAAAGTTTCCATGGCAACAGTCTCGCAAACAGATCGCGCAGAAAGTATCATGGCTGCCTGCAGGGCACATCCACCCCTCTGGACAGGAACGACCATTTGACCTCTTCTGaccttgatgacgtcaccatGCCGCAAGCGCCTCATGGGCTTTACGTCAATCTGACGTCGTCCAGCCGTCCCAGCGGCTTCTTCGCGGTCTGGGCGGCCACGGTTCCCATGGTGACCGTCTCTGTGGTGACGTTGGCCGCCAACGGCACGGTGTTGCTGATGTTCGTGCTGCGGCCCAGCCTGCGGCGAGGCAAGAACGCCTACATCGCCTCCCTGGCTCTGGCCGACTTTCTCATCGGGTGCTACATGCCCCTCCTGGCCCTGGAGGAGGTGGGGCTGGTGGCCATGGGGAGGGGTTGCGAGTGCCGGATGTACGTCACGGGCCAGCAGGCGCTGGTCTACGTCTCGCTGCTCAGCATCCTGCTCATCACGTTGGACAGGTGCTGGTCCTTGCGGGCGCCCTTCTCCTACCGCGCGCACCACACGCGCCGCCTGGCGGCCTCTCTCGTCAGCGCCGTCTGGACGGTCAGCGTCGTCATCTACGCCCTCCCCATCTTTCTCTGGAACACCAGCCGAGACGAAGATAACAACCACGACGATCACCACCACAGCCACGGCCACGACATCGCAGAGGAATGCGGCGTGCCGTACGCGGACAGCCTGGGAGTGGTGGCAGTGATGAGTGGCTTGCTGTACCTACTTCCACTGGCCGCCATGTGGGCCGTCAACTGCGCCCTCTACACGGCTGTTCGCCAGCGCCGCAGCGTGGAAGTGCGGCGTTCTGTGTCCGTCACCGACACCTTCTTTGTCACCGTCCGCAACTGCAGCGCCACCAAAGCCATCATGGTCAACGACAACAAGCCAACCATACAGATCACAGAGGCGCCATCCATCGCCTCTCCGCCCTCAG GAGAGCATCCAGGTGCCATGTTGCCGTTGCTCCCGATGGGCAGCACTCGCAGTCTCGCCAGCTCCCACAGCATGACCAGCAGTCACAGCGGCAACGACCTGACCCTATGCCCTGGCTCAGCCGGCCGCACGGGCCGACGTCACAGCTGTGCTGTCACCAGCCTGTCCCCGCAGCTGCACACGGGCAGCCCCATTAGCCAGCGTCGCATCTCGCTCCCCGACAGTCTGCTGCGCGGCCACTTCTCTCCTGCCTGCAGCACCACCGACTGCCGACACGTGGGCCGCAAGTGGTCGGCCAGCACGGCGTCCGGCATGGTGGGGTCTGGCGCTCTGGGGGCGTCCAGCGGGGTGCTGGGCAGCGGCGGAGTGTACGACGGGGGTCATCTCCCGGGCAACGACCTGGTGCGCGAGGTGCTGGTGAAGCAGGACCGCCGGGTAGCGTGCTGTCTGGGGCTGTTGCTCACCACGTGCACCTTGTGTTGGCTGCCGGAAGCCTTCCTGTCGCTGCTGCACGCGCATTGTCCCACGTGCCTCCCTCGCGCCGCACACGCCATGGCGCGCTGGCTGCTGCTGGCCAACTCCGCCGTCAACCCCTTCCTGTACGGACTCCTGCACGCGCAGTTCCGCAACGTCGCGCGCCAGTGGTTCCTGATCGGCCCCATCAAGCGCTACCGCTTCCGCGACACCAACCGCTACCTGGGTGTCAACAAGCCCACCGCGGACCACTACAGCGAAGCGGAAGGAAGCGATGACTAG